In Oncorhynchus tshawytscha isolate Ot180627B linkage group LG06, Otsh_v2.0, whole genome shotgun sequence, the following are encoded in one genomic region:
- the LOC112252874 gene encoding potassium voltage-gated channel subfamily G member 3, producing MKFGKSICILNVGGTKYAFPKDVIKDFPLSRVSRLHKCASEKEVLEVCDDYDRERNEFFFDRHSEAFCFIMLYVKYGKLRFVPQMCELSFYNEMIYWGLESSHLEFCCQRRLDNKMSDSYIHFSEEEVKFEEELKGENLVTRVVTEREESKWLERMRSTFEEPTSSVAAQILASVSVIFVLVSMVMLCVSTLPDWKTAENNSVEEHRYNPDSLEHPSGIIEAVCIGWFTAECIVRFIVSRDKCEFVKRPLNIIDLLAITPYYISISMTMLTGENSQLQRAGVTLRVLRMMRIFWVIKLARHFLGLQTLGLTLSRCYREMVMLLLFICVPMAIFSALAQLLEHGLDLESPNEDYASIPAACWWVIISMTTVGYGDMYPITVPGRVLGGLCVVSGIVLLALPITFIYHSFVQCYHELKFRSARCTRSLSAEFLD from the exons ATGAAGTTTGGGAAGAGCATCTGTATCCTTAATGTGGGTGGCACAAAATATGCGTTCCCTAAGGATGTGATAAAGGATTTCCCTCTGAGCAGAGTGAGCCGTTTGCACAAATGCGCATCGGAGAAAGAAGTACTGGAAGTGTGTGACGACTACGATCGGGAACGGAATGAGTTTTTCTTCGATAGGCACTCGGAGGCTTTTTGTTTCATCATGCTGTACGTGAAGTACGGGAAGCTACGGTTCGTCCCGCAGATGTGCGAGCTATCATTCTATAACGAAATGATTTACTGGGGGCTGGAGAGCTCACACTTGGAGTTTTGCTGCCAGCGGAGACTGGACAATAAGATGTCCGACTCGTACATTCATTTCTCCGAGGAGGAAGTCAAATTCGAGGAAGAGTTGAAGGGCGAGAATTTGGTGACTCGCGTGGTCACTGAGAGAGAAGAGTCCAAGTGGCTGGAGAGAATGAGAAGTACTTTTGAGGAGCCGACTTCATCAGTCGCAGCACAAATCCTGGCCTCAGTGTCCGTTATATTTGTTTTAGTGTCCATGGTGATGCTTTGTGTGAGTACTTTGCCAGATTGGAAAACCGCTGAGAACAACAGCGTGGAGGAACACCGATACAATCCAGACTCTTTAGAGCATCCATCCGG GATCATCGAGGCTGTGTGTATCGGCTGGTTCACCGCTGAGTGCATTGTGCGCTTCATCGTGTCGCGGGACAAGTGTGAGTTTGTCAAACGGCCCCTCAACATCATCGACCTACTGGCCATTACACCCTACTACATCTCTATCTCCATGACGATGCTGACAGGAGAGAACTCCCAGCTTCAGCGGGCGGGCGTCACCCTGCGTGTTCTGCGCATGATGCGCATCTTCTGGGTGATCAAGCTGGCCCGACACTTCCTGGGCCTGCAGACTCTGGGGCTAACGCTGAGTCGCTGCTACCGGGAAAtggtgatgctgctgctgtttaTCTGCGTGCCTATGGCCATCTTCAGTGCTCTAGCCCAGCTGCTGGAGCATGGCCTGGACCTGGAGTCGCCGAATGAGGACTACGCCAGCATTCCAGCCGCCTGTTGGTGGGTTATTATCTCCATGACCACTGTGGGCTATGGAGACATGTACCCCATCACTGTGCCTGGGCGAGTGCTGGGTGGCCTGTGCGTGGTGAGCGGCATCGTGCTCCTGGCACTGCCCATCACCTTCATCTACCACAGCTTCGTGCAGTGCTACCATGAGCTCAAGTTCCGCTCGGCCCGCTGCACGCGGAGCCTGTCCGCAGAGTTTCTCGACTGA